The sequence below is a genomic window from Mycobacterium spongiae.
GGCGCGTCGCGGAACTTCTCGGTGTCGTAGGTCCCAGAGTCCCAGATCGTTACCCTGCCGGCGCCGTACTCCCCTTTGGGAATGTCGCCTTCGAAGGTGGCGTATTCGAGCGGATGATCCTCGGTGTGCACCGCCAGATGGTTAACCGAGCTGGTCTCGGGCAGGTTTTTCGGCACCGCCCATGACACCAGCACGCCGTCTCGCTCCAGCCGAAAGTCGTAGTGCAGCCGGCGGGCATGGTGCTCCTGAATAACAAATGTATTGTTCTGGCCGGTAGCGGGTTTCGATCTCGGCACTGGCTCGGGGGTCTTCGAGCCATCGCGCATGCTCCGGTATGTGGTCAGCCGGTCGCCCACGGGGGCTTCAGCATCCGGGGGATCCACCGGCGCGAGCAGGTCCCCGTCGCGGGCGACCCGGGCCAGGACCTCCCCATAGCTCAGTTGAGCCAGCGAAGCATCGTCGAGTTCTTCCCAATCACGCGGCGCCGCGACCGTCGGATGCTCCTGCCCGCGTAGCGAATACGGCGCAACGGTGGTCTTCGATCCGCTGTTCTGGCTCCAGTCCAAGAACACCTTTCCCACGCGCAGGCTCCGCGTCATCGCTGACGTGACCAACGTCGGCATCGATTTCTCCAGTTGCTGAGCAATGCGTTTGGCTAGCACCGTGGCGCCCCTGCTGGTCACCGGTTCGTCGAGCGGCGTGTAGAGGTGTAGCCCTTTGCTGCCGCTGGTAACCGGGAAGGTCGTCAGGCCGATATCGGCGATGAGGTCGCGGACAGCACGCGCCACCGTGGCCAGTTGGGCCATCGTGACGCCGTCACCCGGGTCCAGGTCGAACACCAATCGCGTTGTCGGGCCGGGTTTCACACTCTCGCCGCTTCGGGTCCACTCGGCCACGAACCTCCACTGCGGCACGTGCACCTCGAGAGCTGCCTGTTGCGCGATCCAGGCGAGGCCGGTGGCGCTGTCAATGATCGGATAGGTGGTTGTCCCGGAGCGGTGCGTGATGCTGGCCCGCGGCAGCCAGGCGGGTGCCGAGGATGCCAGCTGCTTTTCGAAGAATGCGGCCTCGTCTATGCCGTTGGGCCAGCGTTTGCGCGTTGCTGGGCGCCCGGCGATGTGCGGCACCATCACCTCGGCGATGCCGGTGTAGTAGTCGAAAATGTCGGCCTTTGTCGTGCCGGTCGCTGGGTACAGCACCTTGTCGGCGTTGGTCAGTGTCACCGATGGGGCGTCCTGGCGACCAGGAGGCCACACTCGCGCCGAACCCATGTAATCAACGTAACCTGTCGGCATGACGCGCGGGCTGGTGATCGGCGAAGCCCTGATCGACATCGTCGAAGGGCAGCACACGGCCGAGCACGTCGGTGGCAGCCCACTCAATGTCGCGGTCGGGATGGCCAGGCTGGGCCGCGATGTCGACTTCTTGACGCACATCGGAAACGACGAACGTGGACAACGCATCGCCGACTACGTCAAAGCCTCCGGCGCACAGCTCGTTCCCGGAAGCACCACGGCCGCCCGGACACCGACCGCGGTCGCAGCCATCGCCGCAGACGGCTCGGCCACCTATGCTTTCGACCTCGAATGGCAGCTTTCCGGTACGCCGCCCGTCGTACCGCCGCTGTTCGTCCACACCGGGTCGATCGCGGCCGTATCCGAGCCAGGATGCTTGGCGGTTGCTGCCCTGGTCGACGCCTATCGCATATCGGGCACGATCAGCTTCGACCCCAACGTTCGTCCCTCGGCGATCCTCGACCACGGCCTGGCCCGCGAGCGCATCGAGCATCTTGTCGAGCGAAGCGACATTGTGAAGGTCAGCGACGAGGATCTGCGTTGGATCAATCCGAACAGGCCGCCGGAACGGACCGCGCAAACCTGGTTGGCGTCAGGCCCCGCTGTCGTGGTGCTGACCATGGGCGATCGCGGCTCGCTAGCGTTGTGTGCCGCCGGCCAGACCCGGGTGGAGGCCAAGCCGACACGCGTGGTGGATACGGTCGGCGCCGGCGACGCGTTCCTGGTGGGCTTCATGGACACACTGTGGGAATTGGGCCTGTTGGGCGCCGGTCGACGAGCCGACCTGCACCGGATCGGGCTTGATGCACTGGCGTCCGCGCTCGACGCGGCGGCTCTATCGTCGGCACTGACCGTGGCCCGTGCCGGTGCCGATCTTCCCGACCGAGCCACGCTGGCGCGATCAGCCCTTCCCGGTGGGAGTTTTAGCCAACCACAACAACACAGCTGATCAGATCGCCGGCGCGCACCGCAGCACGCTGTCCAGCGACCAACGTTGTGGGCATACTGACTCCATGCGCTCCATCTGGAAAGGTTCGATCGCCTTCGGGCTCGTGAACGTGCCGGTCAAGGTGTACAGCGCCACCTCCGACCACGACATCAAGTTCCATCAGGTGCACGCCAAAGACCATGGCCGCATCCGGTATAAGCGGGTGTGCGAGGTGTGCGGCGAAGTTGTCGAATACGCAGACCTGGCCCGGGCCTACGAATCCGACGACGGCCGGATGGTCGTGATCACCGACGATGACATCGCCACCTTGCCCGAAGAGCGCAGCCGTGAGATCGAGGTGCTGGAATTCGTCCCCGCCAGCGACGTCGACCCGATGATGTTCGACCGCAGCTACTTCTTGGAGCCGGATTCAAAGTCGTCCAAATCGTATGTGCTGCTTGCCAAGACACTCGCTGAGACCGACCGGGTCGCGATTGTGAATTTCACTCTGCGCAGTAAGACCCGGCTGGCGGCGTTGCGTGTCAAGGATTTTGGCAAGCGAGCCGTGATGGTGGTGCACACCTTGTTGTGGCCCGACGAGATCCGAGATCCCGATTTTCCGGTGCTGGACCACAAGGTGGAGATCAAACCCGCGGAACTGACGATGGCCGGCCAGGTGGTGGATTCGATGGCCGATGACTTCAACCCCGACCGCTATCGCGATAGCTACCAGGAGCAGCTGCAGGAGCTGATCGAGGCCAAACTCGAAGGTGGAGAGGCGTTTACCCCCGAGGACCAACCGGCCGAACTGGATGAGACCGAAGACGTCTCCGACCTCCTGGCCAAGTTGGAGGCCAGCGTGAAGGCACGATCGAGCACCGGGGAGTGAGGCGCGCTCGTCTCATCGCACCTGTCCCACCCGTGTTCTGGCATCGTCGTTGTCGACCTATCGGTGGGGCCGTCCTTCCGGCGGTCGACATGCCCGGTACCAGAGCGGTACCACTAGGTAGTACTATGGGGAGTGCCATTGCGTAAAGGAGACCGTTGTGCCGGCCCTGAATGTCGAGTTCTCCGATGAAGAATTGGCGAAGGTGCGGTCCGCGGCCAGCGATGCTGGCACGTCGATGCGCGCGTTTGCACGGCAAGCGATTCTCGACAGGGCTGTCAATCGCGAGGGCAGGGTGCGTGCACTCGGACAGGAAATCGCGCAGCGGTCTGCCGAACTGAATCGCCGGCTGGCGTGACGGAGTATCCCACGACTGTCGAGGTGCTGATCGTGGCAGAGTACGCCTGCGGGTTCCAGCCCTTAGTGCGCGACCCTGGCTTGTTCGAATCGAGTCTGATGCGCCCTGCGACAGTGCTTTTCGGTGCTGATGCATATCCCACGGTCTGGGACAAAGCGGCCGCGCTATTGCACTCGCTAGCCACCACGCAGTCATTGGCTGACGGAAACAAGCGGACAGGCTGGGCAGCGTGCTGGCTTCTCCTTGGTCTCAATGGGCACCAAGTTTCGGCTAATCTCGATGTAGACGCAGCTGAGGAGTTCGTGCTTGCGATCGCGGCCAACCATCTGACGTGGGAGCAGATCGCGGAACGATTACCGGATTTCGCCGAATCAACTACCTCGTAGGTCCAGGTGGATCCGGTGGCGCCAACTGCAACCACTAGTGCTCGCTTCTCCAGATCAGAGGTCGAAGGCTGTTCGGGCGAGGAAGCGTTTCAGCGCCGCCAACTCTCCCTCGACTGCCACCTGATTGACGTCGCGCCGGCCCCAGAGAAGTAGCAGGAGCTCGGAGGCGCTGGCGATCACCGCGGCATCGGCCTCGGTGGCCTTGGTGGCGAATCGGGTTAGGTGATAGGAGCCTTCTCCGACGCGGACGGTCCACTCGTCGGCACTGTCGCTGGTACGCAGCGAGATGGTTTGAGCGTGGCCACCCAGGTCATGGGAAAGATTGGGAAGGACCTCGTCGAGGAATTCATCGACCCCGTCAACGGCGAGTTCTTGTTCGACCGGTTCCTGGCATCCGAC
It includes:
- a CDS encoding maleylpyruvate isomerase family mycothiol-dependent enzyme, which codes for MANSAEARLDRLVPSCPGWEVADLIWHVGTVQAFWGMTASGSITGPDAWREPDRPQRRDLVAWFRDGVDLTANILGGLDPDTPAWTWGRRKTVGFIQRRVAQETVVHCWDALTAVGCQEPVEQELAVDGVDEFLDEVLPNLSHDLGGHAQTISLRTSDSADEWTVRVGEGSYHLTRFATKATEADAAVIASASELLLLLWGRRDVNQVAVEGELAALKRFLARTAFDL
- a CDS encoding type II toxin-antitoxin system death-on-curing family toxin gives rise to the protein MAEYACGFQPLVRDPGLFESSLMRPATVLFGADAYPTVWDKAAALLHSLATTQSLADGNKRTGWAACWLLLGLNGHQVSANLDVDAAEEFVLAIAANHLTWEQIAERLPDFAESTTS
- a CDS encoding plasmid mobilization protein — translated: MPALNVEFSDEELAKVRSAASDAGTSMRAFARQAILDRAVNREGRVRALGQEIAQRSAELNRRLA
- a CDS encoding Ku protein; this translates as MRSIWKGSIAFGLVNVPVKVYSATSDHDIKFHQVHAKDHGRIRYKRVCEVCGEVVEYADLARAYESDDGRMVVITDDDIATLPEERSREIEVLEFVPASDVDPMMFDRSYFLEPDSKSSKSYVLLAKTLAETDRVAIVNFTLRSKTRLAALRVKDFGKRAVMVVHTLLWPDEIRDPDFPVLDHKVEIKPAELTMAGQVVDSMADDFNPDRYRDSYQEQLQELIEAKLEGGEAFTPEDQPAELDETEDVSDLLAKLEASVKARSSTGE
- a CDS encoding carbohydrate kinase family protein yields the protein MTRGLVIGEALIDIVEGQHTAEHVGGSPLNVAVGMARLGRDVDFLTHIGNDERGQRIADYVKASGAQLVPGSTTAARTPTAVAAIAADGSATYAFDLEWQLSGTPPVVPPLFVHTGSIAAVSEPGCLAVAALVDAYRISGTISFDPNVRPSAILDHGLARERIEHLVERSDIVKVSDEDLRWINPNRPPERTAQTWLASGPAVVVLTMGDRGSLALCAAGQTRVEAKPTRVVDTVGAGDAFLVGFMDTLWELGLLGAGRRADLHRIGLDALASALDAAALSSALTVARAGADLPDRATLARSALPGGSFSQPQQHS
- a CDS encoding ATP-dependent DNA ligase, with protein sequence MGSARVWPPGRQDAPSVTLTNADKVLYPATGTTKADIFDYYTGIAEVMVPHIAGRPATRKRWPNGIDEAAFFEKQLASSAPAWLPRASITHRSGTTTYPIIDSATGLAWIAQQAALEVHVPQWRFVAEWTRSGESVKPGPTTRLVFDLDPGDGVTMAQLATVARAVRDLIADIGLTTFPVTSGSKGLHLYTPLDEPVTSRGATVLAKRIAQQLEKSMPTLVTSAMTRSLRVGKVFLDWSQNSGSKTTVAPYSLRGQEHPTVAAPRDWEELDDASLAQLSYGEVLARVARDGDLLAPVDPPDAEAPVGDRLTTYRSMRDGSKTPEPVPRSKPATGQNNTFVIQEHHARRLHYDFRLERDGVLVSWAVPKNLPETSSVNHLAVHTEDHPLEYATFEGDIPKGEYGAGRVTIWDSGTYDTEKFRDAPRIGSEKGSKKGEVIVNLHGRRISGRYALIQTNGDQWLAHRMKDQKVFDFDDISPMLATHGSVAGLKAGQWAFEGKWDGYRLLVEVDHKNFRLRSRSGRDVTTEYPELRSLAADLADHHAVFDGEVVALDDAGVPSFNELQNRVRATRIQFWAFDLLYLDGRSLLRARYSDRRKLLETLGKASDLIVPELLPGDGKRALEYSNNRGWEGVIAKKRDSSYQPGRRSSSWLKDKHWKTQEVVIGGWRAGEGGRSGAIGSLLLGIPDGQGLHFAGRVGTGFTERDLANLKTILAPLHTDESPFDELLPAGDAKGVTFVEPTLVGEVRYSEWTPDERLRQSSWRGLRPDKKPDEVVRE